In Desulfomonilia bacterium, the genomic window CATGGAACTTCTTCCTCTGGCTTGAAAAACATGACTACAGGATCATCAGCACTCTGAAGGAAATATCCGCCAAAGAGCTTGCAGCACGGATAAAAGGGATCGACCCGGTCAGGGTGCAGGACCTCACGATAGACGAAATACTCTGCCTGTAAACCATCCTGTAAAGATTAAAACTGAAAGGCAGTATGATCGGGGCCATAGCGGGTGATATCATCGGTTCAGTCTATGAATGGAACAACATAAAAACCAAGAATTTCGAACTCTTCACCGGCAGAAACTTTTTTACCGATGATTCCGTCCTGACCATAGCCCTGGCCGATTCGATCCTGACAGGCACTCCATATGCGGAAAATCTGAAAAGGTTCTTCAGGTTGTATCCCGATGCCGGGTATGGAGGCGCTTTCAGGAAATGGGCGCAAGGCAGATTTAACAAACCCTACAACAGCTGGGGCAACGGAGCCGCAATGCGAATCAGCCCTGTGGGATTTGCCTATGACGTGATCGAAGAAGTATTGCAGAAAGCCAAAGAATTCACCGAGATCACACACAGTCACCCGGAAGGCATAAAAGGCGGACAGGCGGTTGCAGCAGCGATATTCCTGGCAAGGTCGGGAAAGTCAAAACTTGAAATCAGTGATTATATTGAAAATACATTCGGTTACGATTTAAACTTCAGCATAGACGATATCCGTGATTCATATACTTCTGATGTCTCATGCCAGGGCACCGTACCCCAGGCGATTAAGGCGTTTATCGAGTCAACTGATTTCGAAGATGCCATCCGGACAGCCGTTTCAATAGGCGGCGATACTGATACTATTGCCTGCATCGCAGGTGGCATCGCCCAGGCGTTTTACAAAGGCGTTCCTGAAACCATACAGTCACATGTTTATGAGATACTTGACGGATATCTAGGTGGAATCACAAAATCATTCATGGAAAAATATGTCCCGGCGGTTGGATAAAAATCAAATCATGAAGATACTTAAAAAAATCGTTACAGGCGGACAGACAGGTGTTGACCGCGCCGGACTCGATGCCGCAATCGAAGCAGGCTACCTTATCGGCGGATATTGCCCCAAAGGAAGAATTGCAGAGGACGGCATCATTCCCGATAGATACCCTCTCATCGAAACAGAATCCGCAGAGTACAAAGTGAGGACCGAACTGAATGTAATAAATTCCGACGGTACACTTATAATTAATAAGGGAGAGCTCACTGGCGGCACCAAAGCAACACACATAAACGCAGTGGAAAACGGCAAACCATTCCTCATAGTTCAGCTTGAAGAAAATCCCGACCCGGAAATTGCTACCGGGTGGATACGGGCAAACAGGATTGAAGTCCTGAACATTGCCGGGCCACGAGAGTCAAAGGCCGACATATACAGTGATGCGAGGGATTACCTGAGGAATGTGTTCGAAATCATGGAGGGCCTATGAACAATGTATCATCTGAAAAAAAGAGTCTCATTATCAATGCACTAAGCCTTGTACTTTTATTCGTATATATTACCTTTGTGGCGCTCGATATTGTGGCTTACGTGCACGGCGGTGTATCCGGGGCAACCTTTTATCTGAAGCTCTTTGCATCTTTTCTGTGCACGGCGGTTGCGTGGGCAGGCTTTTCGGCTGAAAAGGAAAAGCACGGCGGACTGCTTCGTGCGATAGCATTTACTCTTACATTCCTGGGCGATACTGCGGTGCTTCTCAATACGTATAAGATCATGAGTGACCCGTTTGTCTTTAAAATAGGCGGGTATCTTTTTGTACCTGCGCTGCTGCTCATCTCAATAAGGAGCGCAAAAGGGTTCGGCTTTTTCTTCGAAGGCGGACGCTTTCAATGGAAGAAACTCATTTTCCCGCTATGTTTTTATATCCCCTTTGCCGTGCTCCTTGTTTCAGTGGGCGCAGGACTTGCCAAGGTAGGTCTTCTCGGGCTCGGCATCGTGTACGGGACATGTCTTACGACAGTACTCTGGACAGGGTGGGAGTCTCTGCACAGTGGACTCTTTCCGCACAAAAGCGCCGTCCTCATTGCCGCCGGCTCGACACTCGTCTTTGTCATGGAACTGATCGGGCTTGTGTATAACCTTCATGTACCGGTTTATTCAGACATCGCGTTCTTTGCTACATGGATATTGTATACCCCCGGAATGCTCCTGATTGCACGGAGTTAAGTTTCGGAAAAATTTATCATATCAATCATGCAGCAATGTAGATGATTACAGAATAGAAATTGCTGAAACCGGCAGGACTTTTTTGTAATACAAGAAACAAATTCCTGAATATAAATTTCAATGTTGTCAACATGGTTACATCATAGTTATTCGTGGGTTACAAAAAGTGTTTCGAGTTTAATACAATTAAGTTGCCTCAGGGTGAACCATGAGTAAAGGGTTTATATGTGCCTGTAAAGCCGCATTAAAAGAAGTTTTATTGGTAGGCGCGTAGGGATTTGAACCCTAGACCCCCACCGCGTCAAGGTGGTGCTCTCCCCCTGAGCTACGCGCCTGCGTGGGTGTTTGGTTATCCCGTAAAAAGCAGGTTTGTCAACAACATTTATCCAAAGAATATTTTTTGCCTGATTCACCCGATTAAGATTGACGTGAGGCCGATTTATCATTATTTCTTAGTGTCGCAAGCAGACTTGCGATACTTAAAACAAAGGAAGGAATCGTCATGGTGAAAGTAGGATTTATCGGCTGGAGGGGAATGGTCGGCTCGGTCCTTATGGACAGGATGAAGGCGGAGAAGGATTTCAAAGGCTATGAGGCATTCTTCGCAACGACATCCCAGACCGGCCAGATGGGGCCCGATGTAGGGCTCGGCGTAAAACCGCTCGTGGATGCGTACGACGTCAAAACCCTTGCAACAGCAGATATCCTCGTCACATGCCAGGGCGGCGACTACACCAAAAAGGTCTACCCTGAATTGAGGGCCTCAGGCTGGAATGGATACTGGATTGATGCTGCTTCGGCGCTCCGCATGAAGGATGATGCGGTTATCATACTTGACCCCGTCAACAGGCATGTAATCGACAAGGCACTTGATTCCGGCATCAAGGACTTTATCGGCGGCAACTGCACGGTGAGCCTCATGCTAATGGGCCTGGGCGGACTTTTCAGGGAAAATCTCATAGAGTGGATGACCTCAATGACCTATCAGGCGGCATCGGGCGCAGGCGCAAACAACATGCGTGAGCTGGTCGCCCAGATGGCGGCGCTCAGCGATGCATCGAAGGCATTGCTCGATGATCCGTCATCGGCAGCCCTTGATATAGACCGCAAAATACAGGAAACCCTTGAAAGCGGGGCACTGCCTACGCAGTATTTCGGGGCGCCCCTTGCGGCAAGCCTTATACCGTGGATAGACTCCGCCGTGGAAAACGGCCAGACCAGGGAAGAGTGGAAAGGATATTCCGAGACCAACAAGATCCTCGGCCTCACCAAGCCCATCCCTGTTGACGGCCTTTGCGTGCGAGTGGGTGCAATGCGCTGCCACAGTCAGGCGCTCACCATCAAAATGACAAAGAACCTGCCGCTTGATGAAATCATAAGCATCATTGCAGGTCATAACGAATGGGTAAGGGTTATCCCAAACAACAAGCCAGATACGCTTAAATATCTTTCGCCAGCCGCTGTCAGCGGAAAGCTGGAAGTGCCTGTGGGAAGAATACACAAGCTAAATATCGGCGAAGAATACCTGACTCTGTTCACCTGCGGCGATCAGCTCTTGTGGGGCGCTGCCGAGCCCATCAGGCGCATGCTGAACATAACGCTCGACTATATCAAGAAGTAAGAATCATTCCTGGGAGGTGAGCATCCTCCCCGGAATATCTTTTAAAGGATTACCATGAAAATTCGCCCGGGAGAAATCGCCTTTGACTTTGACGGTGTGGTCGCTGACACATTCAGGCTTTTTGTAAAGCTTGCATGTACCGAATTCGGAATCAGCATAGATTATGAATCAATCACGGATTACGAGTTCCTGAACGTGGTGAAGATGGACAGGGCCCTTGCCAACAGGCTCATTGAAATCCTGACAGACATCCCGCACGAGCTTGATCTCAGACCCAATGCCGGGGCAGAGGAAACACTTTCGAGGCTTTCTTTATTCGCCCCAGTCATGTTTGTCACGGCAAGACCTTACGGTCATCCGGTCGAGAAGTGGGTCGAGAAAAACCTTCCGGTGCTGAAAGGCCGAGTCCATGTGGAAGCCACAGGCGATAACACGACCAAGCTTCCGTTTCTTAAAGAGAATAATATCAAATACTTCATCGACGACAGGCTCGATACATGCAGACAGCTTGCCGGTG contains:
- a CDS encoding ADP-ribosylglycohydrolase family protein, with the protein product MIGAIAGDIIGSVYEWNNIKTKNFELFTGRNFFTDDSVLTIALADSILTGTPYAENLKRFFRLYPDAGYGGAFRKWAQGRFNKPYNSWGNGAAMRISPVGFAYDVIEEVLQKAKEFTEITHSHPEGIKGGQAVAAAIFLARSGKSKLEISDYIENTFGYDLNFSIDDIRDSYTSDVSCQGTVPQAIKAFIESTDFEDAIRTAVSIGGDTDTIACIAGGIAQAFYKGVPETIQSHVYEILDGYLGGITKSFMEKYVPAVG
- a CDS encoding haloacid dehalogenase — its product is MKIRPGEIAFDFDGVVADTFRLFVKLACTEFGISIDYESITDYEFLNVVKMDRALANRLIEILTDIPHELDLRPNAGAEETLSRLSLFAPVMFVTARPYGHPVEKWVEKNLPVLKGRVHVEATGDNTTKLPFLKENNIKYFIDDRLDTCRQLAGEGITPILYDQPWNRSSHDFKIVTDWHDIAGLIDWE
- the asd gene encoding aspartate-semialdehyde dehydrogenase; its protein translation is MVKVGFIGWRGMVGSVLMDRMKAEKDFKGYEAFFATTSQTGQMGPDVGLGVKPLVDAYDVKTLATADILVTCQGGDYTKKVYPELRASGWNGYWIDAASALRMKDDAVIILDPVNRHVIDKALDSGIKDFIGGNCTVSLMLMGLGGLFRENLIEWMTSMTYQAASGAGANNMRELVAQMAALSDASKALLDDPSSAALDIDRKIQETLESGALPTQYFGAPLAASLIPWIDSAVENGQTREEWKGYSETNKILGLTKPIPVDGLCVRVGAMRCHSQALTIKMTKNLPLDEIISIIAGHNEWVRVIPNNKPDTLKYLSPAAVSGKLEVPVGRIHKLNIGEEYLTLFTCGDQLLWGAAEPIRRMLNITLDYIKK
- a CDS encoding putative molybdenum carrier protein produces the protein MKILKKIVTGGQTGVDRAGLDAAIEAGYLIGGYCPKGRIAEDGIIPDRYPLIETESAEYKVRTELNVINSDGTLIINKGELTGGTKATHINAVENGKPFLIVQLEENPDPEIATGWIRANRIEVLNIAGPRESKADIYSDARDYLRNVFEIMEGL